The sequence AAAAGCAGGACGTTATGACGTCTTTTACCAAGACACATGCACGGCGGATTATCCAGGAAATGTCCACTTGTCCTTACGTAAGCTGATCGAACTTGTCCCTGAAGAGAATCGGTCTGTTGTGTGCTGCATGCATGTAGATGAGGAATTCGATTTAGCCTATGCAAAAAAACAAGGATTTCAAACGGCAACCGATTATTTGATTTCGTGATCGCGTTTTTGTTGATTGACAACGTTTGCAATAAGCTCCTATACTAATGAAGATCCAAGTACAAAGACAACTGTGGAGGGTTTCCATATGAGTTTAGACAAGCTTTTGTCTTCTGGGGTAGTGGCTGTTATGAGAAAGCTGCCTGTTGAAGACATTGAAAACATTGCCAGTGCGCTCATTGAGGGTGGCATTAGCGGTTTAGAAATTACGCTCGATTCAGACGATGCTTTAGGTGTGATCGAGCGCTTAAGCAAGCTCGTTGGCGATCGTGCTGTCGTCGGTGCCGGTACAGTGCTAAGTTCAGAACAAGCTGAAGAGGCCATTGACGCTGGGGCTAAATTTGTATTTGCCCCTATTCTCGACAAAGGTACGATTGAAGTGGCGAAACGGCGGGAGACGATTGTCATTCCTGGCGTGTTTACGCCTACAGAAGCGTACCAGGCAGTAAAATGGGGCGCTGATGTCGTGAAGGTGTTTCCTGCTGATTGCGTTGGTCCTTCCTTTATCAAATCAGTAAAAGGGCCACTACCGATGGTGCGGATGATGCCGACAGGGGGCGTTGATTTAACCAACTTAGCCTCGTTTATAAAAGCGGGCGCAGTTGCAGTCGGTGCAGGAGGCTCTTTGCTCGACAAAAACATCATCGCTGCCCGCGATTGGCCGCGTTTGACGGAACTCGCTAAGCAATATGTCGATTGTGCGCAAACGGCAAGGGGCAACTAAAACAGCGATTGTCCCCATTAAGCAACGAAGCTTAATATTGAAAACAAGAGCAATGATTCATAGATAAAGGAATTTGTCCAAGACTGGCGGGAACCAATGATTAAGAGCGTCTAAAAAGATGCTCTTTTTTTGTTTTTTACTATTTCTCTCAATGCTTGCCTGTGTGGGGAAAAATTGTTCACAAATGTGTAAAGATATGTTTACATTTTTACGCAAACGGGCATATCATAATATGTAAAGATATATTTACTTTTTTGAGGTGATGGGTAATGGCAGTGGAAAACAAAATCCGAGCCATCCGAAAACAAAAAGGGATTACGCAAGTTCAAATGGCACAAGATTTACGTATCACCAGACAAACGATCAATGCGATTGAAAAACATAAATACAATCCAAGTTTAGAACTTGCCCTTAAGTTGATCCATTATTTCGATGTCCCGATTGATGAGCTTTTTACATTAAAGGAGGATGAATAACATGACACGGCAAAAAGGTTTGGCATGGTTGCTTATTTTCGTTTCTTCTTTAGTAGGCGGGTTTTTAGCAATTTACTTCCTGAATGACGGACATGAATATACGATGCTATTTGCCATCGCAGGCGGCGTTTTACTGGCGTTATCATTTACTTCATTAGTGTCCGTTCACGAAAAGACAAAAAAGTGCCAACATCCGATGAACGCTCTGAATTTCTAGCAGAACGTTTTTTAGCAATCGCATTCATAGCGGTCTTGTTTATCAGTGCCCTATTATTGATTGGGCTCATGATAATGGCTATACGTCCATTCAGGTGGGAACATTGTTAATTTATCTCATGCTCGTTTTCTTTGGATTAGGCATTGGTGTAGTTGTAGCCAAGAGGATCTAAGGAAACATTCGTAAAAGAGAGGATTTGTTATCAGTTTTTACAATCAAGGAACGTTTATCAAAAGGGGGAGAACGCGCCTTGTCAGGGAGAAAAAAGTAGACAGTTGAGAAATTGAATTTCCCAACTGCCTAACGGTTTGTTGTGTTATAGCGGACCTTCGTAATAGACATCTAGCCAGTTAAATAAGACCGAGGTATCGCCCTTATTAACAAATTGCCCTTCGTACACGGTTTCGCTGG is a genomic window of Shouchella clausii containing:
- a CDS encoding bifunctional 4-hydroxy-2-oxoglutarate aldolase/2-dehydro-3-deoxy-phosphogluconate aldolase, producing MSLDKLLSSGVVAVMRKLPVEDIENIASALIEGGISGLEITLDSDDALGVIERLSKLVGDRAVVGAGTVLSSEQAEEAIDAGAKFVFAPILDKGTIEVAKRRETIVIPGVFTPTEAYQAVKWGADVVKVFPADCVGPSFIKSVKGPLPMVRMMPTGGVDLTNLASFIKAGAVAVGAGGSLLDKNIIAARDWPRLTELAKQYVDCAQTARGN
- a CDS encoding helix-turn-helix transcriptional regulator, giving the protein MAVENKIRAIRKQKGITQVQMAQDLRITRQTINAIEKHKYNPSLELALKLIHYFDVPIDELFTLKEDE